Genomic window (Helicoverpa zea isolate HzStark_Cry1AcR chromosome 9, ilHelZeax1.1, whole genome shotgun sequence):
TGTAGTAATTACTGTTGCTGCCAATTAGGAGATTGATTAACACATATGTGTACGATCAGTGGCGTGCTTAGAGGGCTTTGGTACGTAATCCTTGAAGGGGCCTAGATTTCATAGATAGCTGCGGTTAACTGTAGATCTTCACATCTGCCTAATTAATAGTATCTGAAGTCAAGACTCCATCGCTATAAAGAAAACATGTTTCTTTTGGTAGAATCGCTTTACCAAAGaatctattatattattaaaatatctgcAAAATTGCAACCCTGCGCTATACTCTTATGACTACATGCTATCCATCCACCATAGGCTCGTCATTTTAAAAACAGACCGGGCGAAATCGGTCTGCTAGATGCACCAATAATTGACAGATCGTCCGGCTGCTTTGTTGCTAACGGCCACCAACATTGCTTTTATCTTCTCGCTTATTATCTCTTAAAGGAAAAAACAAACGATCTTAAAAGGCATTATAAAAACCCCTTCGGTAAAATGGTTTCCGTATTTTCAAGGTGGGTAACATCTTTAGAGAGGAGAAATTAATTTACTGAGTACATTACACGGTTTAGTGATGTTGTTTTTTGGCTGAATGCTGTTTGGGTGCGGTGGCTCTGAGCGCGagtatacttacttaaaaaatcTTCTTCTCTGCGGGTTCAGATTATATCACCGAGGAAGCCGTTTAGACTTTGCTAAAATAAGCCTAACGGTCTCTGACGTGGAAATGTAAAAGGACCGCTACTGGTTGAGTTCCAATCGAGGTCGACGATTCACGTACTTCCCTCAGGCACACCATTTACTTCCACATTTCGGGCTGTTTCTTCAAAATTTCTTACAACCCAATAATAGATAGGTCATCCCAAGAATAAATTCATTTGTTACCCAGGCACAGATGAAAATATGCTGTTTTATGTCAGGGATAGTATAGCAGTATTTGCTAAAGCTCCTAAAAGTAATGTTTTCCAATCACTCGCTAAGACTCGGACCTCACCCAACTCTCATGCTCCGCGAACCTTTCTGTGTAAACgataattttctttctttttattactatttgCTTTTAGGCACAATTTTATAGTCAGCTGGGAGCGCAATTATGCCCCGGGCCTTATAGCAGGCATCTCTTTATGTACGAAATCAAATTCTCTTCTGTGGAACATTGGTTTTGATGCGAAAATGCTTTTTGCTGTATGTTAGTTGTTATAGTTATCAGGGAGTGGGGGGGTTAGTAGTCTTTCGGAATAGTGTAGGAATATAATGGTTGGAGTTTGTAAATGGACATAAATGGTTCTTATTATTGGGAATGTGTGCTTCTGAGATTGATATGTCATTTTTCTCATTTTTCGGGTTCATAGCGACATAAAAGATCCTTGATACACTTTTGATAGAAGAACGGCTAAATATTCAGGTCATTGAAATTGTATTTGACTCTGCGAATGTCGTAGTGGCTACTGCAGTCATTTCGAATTATTTCAGGGGTTACGTAACTCACTCTGTTCTAGTCCTAGATTATTGGTACCTGATGTAGTTATTGTTGTACTTATCAAATCCtagataaaagtttatttacagaTACTTCCTAAACTTTGATCATCGGTAGTACCGctgatttcaaaataaacaaaatacatcaaGAAATCAATCATTTACAACAATAAATGGGCTTGGCACTGATTACCAGGGCGGCAGGATTACTGAGATGTCCCTCCATCGCTGACTTAATTACCTTTATTGAgcgaattaattttaataaatcatgATTAATTACAATGGATTCCTTCTTTGAGGTGCGGACACACTGGATAGAAGGACTCAGTATAATGAAGATCATTTAATAATTAAGCTTGAGAATTTTCCAGAACTAAATGTTGGTTGTATTGTCAGGACTGAACTTTATGGCTATACAAACTACTTTGACCTAGATAgatttcgatttttttaatctgacctgtggatttttttaaaaacatacaaGAATAGTCGTAGGGCAATCATCGCATTTTTACAATTGGTCTATTTTTGAAATAGCGTCATAGAAGTTTATTAATTCACTGTACTTCAATAATACCTTAATtatcagttttatttcattttcatataaGTACTCTCAGAAGATCGGCAACGCAAACACTCTAAGGCCACGAGTACATACAAACACATTGATCTCCTCAAGTTCATAATCTCCTAAGATTATAACGAAAAATGAAGCCCGACCCTTCCATTCAACGATCAAAATTTTAATGTCGGTCTTTCCATACAATTTTCAAGTACATAAATCGCCATAAATCCTTGAGTTGACAGTGTACCCTCAACTTAACAGTCGAGGGTAGGCTAAGAGTCCAATTATAAAAGTTTGGGAGGACCCTAATTAGAGCCTCTGACCTTAAAACCGGTCTCACGTACACTTAGACTGTAATTAGGACAGATTATGCTGCTTGGTCTTTGGATGGATCAAACATTGTTTTTGGAATGCTATAAATAGGAAGCTTATTTGGTGAAGCTATGAAAGTGGATTATTTATAGGTTAGGCTGAATGGTTTGGGCAAGTTTCATGTACCTAATATTGAATGTTAAAGTGTAGGGCGTAGATATTTTTAATAgtctggggagtttgttccaccacttcttcttcccagcaaaaacataggaagtggtgaaggttTTTTGGggtttttggggctgtcttttgtaaatttgatgttcaaaaagtgctgattttcagcctactttgaataaatgacttttgattttttgaGTCTCCCAAACTCCCAGTGTTTTTGGATTGTGTGTGGCCAGTCACGATCAAAGAAGCGGTGGATAAGTAGATGGTCTGGAAGACGATATGATTGAAAAGATTGTAAGACGATGGTAGATAGAGGAGTATGGATAGTGACGATGATGGGGTATAGCTTATGCTTCAATAATGGTTTATATGTACAGCTTAAATGCAATAAATACACAAAGTAATATTTCATctacaaataattacaatacGTATCAActgataaataaagaaaatatagcaTTACCATAAAGTAAACACCgaccaaattaaaatattcatagctCCAGCATCCAATTGGTCCGTTTTAATGAAGTAATTGAAAAGTCATGATACGTGTTaacttacattaaataaaatgcataagGATTGTATACAGAAGCCTTTTAATGAGTATTGACACTGAATAAAGAAGAAACTGAAACTGAACTGAATTAAACACGAGAAGAATTTGACCCTTCATTAAAGTCGCGTATTTTGTTTTgagaattgttttaattaatgttttcagTTTTGTTAATTTACCTACGAACAATGAGTTGtggtataataatattattttaatataattaaagtgCATTAGACAGCTGTGTTACTCATGTTAGCTCGTTGCCAAGTAACAAAGCACGGGTCGATCAATCATAAGGGAAAACAATACTGGTAGGtactggctgtcatttgaacaattTTGACAGTCCTTACGGATAGTAAGAAGCCGGGAAATCCATTTATATAATGATGTCCTATCTGATTATCGGGCAAGATAAGGACATCAGCCAGCAGCGCGGTACAGATTGtactgcacaagcatttgcatagaaacaggtgcactccctattccttcacctGACACGACCGGAAAAAGATACCACTCGCCTTAACAGCACCACAATATCAATTTACCAATACAAAAcagtaaagtaaatattttccaCACAAAAAACATACAACGAAGATTGTCATCGTAATAACCAGCCACAATACGAAATAAATTCAACAGACACAATACTGACTATAACGAAATCAGGGTTCCTTTGTTGCATTCAAAGTGTTAAAAGCTGTGCTCGCGGCCGACGGAACCCTAATCGGGTAATGGACGCAGCGGAATATTGTAGCTTTGTGTACCCACAAACGAGTAACTAGTTTTTCTTGTGGCTATGTCTGTTCTTTTGGTCTTTTTAGGTTTTGGGGGGTTCGGAAATGGGTGTTGGTTGGTCGGCGTTTGATTTAAATGTGTTGTCATTTTTGCTGTGATAGGTTTTGTGGTTAGATTTTGTTACATTGCCCTTCCCTTGGCCTTAAACTCTTTGCGTAGTAGGTACATTCCCTGCCatgatcataaaaaaatataggtatgtacatcGGGTTGCTCGAGAATctaggttgaggagatcagataggcagttggtccctgtaaaacattggtattcgGCTGCATCCGGTAAGTCTGGAATTCCACCCTAAGTTAGTTAGAAAATTTCTATGTAGATGACATTATTATGAATTTCTAATTTCTTATTATTGTTGCCTACTCGAAATTCGAATTGATGATGAAATGCGCAATAAATTAAAGGTTAAATGTAACTTCGACTCACCATCCCATATATCACGCAGGTAGATTCAAGATAGTTAATCCAGGTAGAATCGAAAACTTCAAAACTTTGCCTGAGGTCCGAATCAATGAAGGTCCAACATGTTCCGTTTGGGTCTCAATTTGTGTTTTAATCCCCTCACTATCTGTTTATCTTGGACCTCAAACTTTTCCTTATCCctcttcattatttatttatcagactTTTGGGTTCCGCATCCAAAACTTTACTAGTGGACGTAATTATccttatattatttgtgtttGGGAGGACAAAACTTCTAAGTTGAATGAATTAGTTCGATTCAATGATATTCGGATGGGAGGACCAGTTTTTTGGATTGGTCCTTTgtgtatataaaaattaaaaagtctgATATTTGACCTGGAGGGGTCAATAACTACTTAGAGCTCTCATTGTTGTTAGCAAATGTTGTTTTTGTAAACTGCATTCAAGTATTGAATCATTAAGTTTTTAAGCTAATTAAGAGCTTACGTTAAGATAGTACCAGGTAAAGTTTGTGTTGCGCGAATTTATGCTTTTGATGCTTGAGTGAAGAACGCTCCGTTAACGTTTCATAGaactgtttaatatttatttaatacctttCAGCTAGAAGCAATAATGTAGTAGTCTATTCACGATAAAACTACTCAACAAGCAAagcgaacaaaaaaaaacttattacacACCAAAAATACAGCGTCCAAAAACTCTAAAAGCCGAAAGGAGGCGcttgaattattttaattcaaattctCATATCATTATCACACAAAAGGGCTCAGCTGAAGTATTCGTTCGCGCGAAAAAAATCACCATCTCCCAAAATTTAAGCgccaaaattttaaaacaagGAGTTAGACTGGATAGAAATTTGCATTTGGTGCAATTTTCGCCTCTGTCTTTGGGAACGTCGCAATTTAAAATAACAGGGGTATAAGGCCATTAGTTAGAGCACTCCACTCGAGTCCGCCTGCATAAATGTAAGGAACGGTAATTATGTAAACACCTGACGAGTCCTGAATTCAGTGCTGCTGTGTTAATTTACACTGAATTGTGATGACGTGAGATCATGCTTTTGATTGTTCTGTGATTGTTTTGTTAGTATTGTTATGTTTGTTTAATAATAAGTGCAGTAGATTGCTAAGAGATCACCAATGACTCTGAAAAGTCTGAAACAACCGGGATTAACTCGTGGTTTACACCAACAAAATATTCATACAGCAGTTTTTTACATGTTCTTGAAAGACAATCAGCAAATATCCAAATCCAAATCAATGCATACATAATAGATGTAGTTGGACAGAGAATAATAAATGATGAATGGATTATTATTTCTTCACACCCAATCCATCATATAAAATGGCCTTGTACACTCACATTAATGGTAGCAGAAAtacaaataatgttatatttcgCCAATATACACCCACTAGGTTTTCCCTATTCCGTTGCACGGGCAGTTGAACACCCTTTTGGCTTTGTGCCCACAGGGGTGAAGGCGAATGGAGGTCAGTATCTTaatcaatgaaaatataaagaaaataacacTTGGAAAATATCATTGAACGGAGTATTTTTTATGGCCTTCTTTCAAGTCCCATATTATAATAAGAATGAGGctcatttatttttgaagtagGTCCTTGAAAGCCTATTCATGTCGGTAATAATTTAGCTAcatttagttttatataaagcCATTAATAGCTTTCACAGTTGCATGACTCCTACAACAAAAACGCACATCCAAAAAAAACCTAAACAGCATTACGAAAATCTCCTTAAAATACGGTTCCAGCAAAATCCCAAAACAAAAGCGagctaaaacaaaagaacaaaattcCCAGTATAGAATCCAAATGGTTGCGATAGAACATTTTCGTTCACTAGTCGGTCGCTATAATCCTATTAAGGGTAATGCGATTACACTAGTTAGGTACGTTTTCATTGGTACGCAACGGCAAGGTGAGGTAAGGATTTAAGAAAATCGAGACGTGATGTTAGAAGTTAAGAAGGAAGAATTAGAGGTGATTGAGAAAGTTTTGAAAGTAGGGTGTGGTTTCGAAATTGAATGTACTGTGTCGTCATTTCTACATAagaatttaatacataaattgTCATCAATCCTAAACACAATAGGGAAACTGTTGTTTAGGAATAACTAGGCGATATGTGAAGTTGAATGAATTGAATAGCAGAACTCTAAGTTATGCTtagattttaattgtttttttgctattatttttgtatgtattagtttattataattgtaatgttaataattatttgtgtattttattttctatgggccctagttgcctgaattaaaggaataaataataaaaaaatgcaaaaaatatccTGTACTAtctatcaaaaaaatatgtatattgaagCCAGTAATATCTCTATGGCTtctcttaaaaaatacaaacattttcagATACTTCACGATAGTCATAAGTTCATTGTTAGCATATCTCCTTTGTTTCTTTAATCTGGGATCAGGCCAGTCCCTCGGGACAAAGTCAAACACTGTGGTCGGATAACGACAGTTGGTGAACACACAAAATTTTCAAGCAGGACCTTTGACCAACACAGGATTATCATAATAAACAACGTTTCGTGAAATCCATTGAAAAGCTTACTACGAAAACAACATTCAATGGTATTAGTtgatttgtacgttttcagattcgaaattttcattttgaatgtagctgaaattgatttttatttcgtgggaAAAACTTATTTGTGGATCTGCAATGTTTGGATGTAAAAATATGTTGCTAATTCCTGTAAGTCTCtcaaaatattaatacctacctatatttttgctATAAAGCTAACAGAGGTATTTGATTACGAGATCCGGTCtattttatttggtaaaatCACGCTAATAAACAacactttttacaataaaacgtatgtattaacaaaaaatacgcaaattacaaaattatatgacaTAGATTAACCAACGATCTTAGCTAAATTCGAGAAATCTGGCCACGTATCCTCCGTTTCGTTGGCATTAGTAAATTTTTTCTCCATCTTAATATCCTTTAAGATGGGCAAAGAATTGGTACTTGTCACTTTTTCTTCAGATCTTGTTGTGGCGTCACCTTTACTGAGTCTTTGATATTTGACGATTAGTTCTAGAACTTCGTGTTGCATTCTTAGTTTGACATCTGCAGTAAGGTTCTTCATGGCATTGCCGACGTACTGGCCGAAGACAAAATCTTCGCTGACTTGTCGTGAAAGGAATTCTCTGCCGAGTTGTACGATGATGTCCTTGACCAGGTTGGTGGCTGTTGCGTTGGAGACGTTGTGAGAGACTGCCTTGGGAGGATGCTTCCAGTGCACCTTGTCGTATTTCGGTCGGATGGGAGGAGGGCCAATGGCGACGGAGATCACCTCATCATTATCGATGTCATCTTCTTCTAGAGGTGTTAAATGTCCTGATGGCTGAAAAGGAAACGTTTGAGTTAGGTACACATTAATTTAGAACTTATATTTTACTACGTTGTGACCGATTCTGTTATTGTACATATGTTTTGTTTGCCAACccgttaaaaaataatgatctcATAAACATGTCACTTGGTATTTGTTCATATCGTagaagtataaatatttatctcgATAGAATAGAATggaatcatttatttaaacaaaaaaaaacatatacattTGAAACCATAACACGCATACACTCACAAGACATGATGTCAGTTTGAAATAACAGAAAACAGTTGCTCTATAATAAGAAAAGTTAATTATTTACCTTTTTCCTGAACTCCCTAGCTCGTGGCGTGGTAGCCCGCCTCTTGGATTCAGGCTCAGGTAACATATGTCTCTTGGAGTGGTAGTGCACCGTCCTCCGAGGGTCGCGCTCGTTCACACGAGCCTCTCTTCTGTCCTCCCTGGATGTGGTCCATGCTGCCTGTAAagttcacaaaattaatcacaaGATTTTTATACAATGATTTAATACACCACCAGCAGCCGTCTAGCTGGAGGAAAAATGGATGCATGCAAATTcttataaattataatcttGGGAAATTGATTATTGGAAATAGTTGTTGTAACAGTTACAGCCTGTTTattatcccactgctgggcgcaggcctcctctcacacggagaaggattgagcattaatcaccacccttgctcaatgcgggttggtgatttcagacttaatagcccaggtttcctcaagatgttttcctttttatcagccattggtgtccaagatatacttaaaaagtacatacaaacttagaaaagttacattggtacacCGGAATCGAACCCCTACCAACATActcaagaggttggttctttacccctgtacccactaggccaccacgaaatCTTGGGAATGTAAATcataattttgggaaaataaTTTATCTTGGTTGATTATTGGAAATAGTGGTCCATGGGATCATGTAAACACGGATATAAATGTTAAAACACAGATCGATTGGTTCTGATTTCCGGGAGTTGCTGCTATGCAATCTTGAATTTTGAAATCTACTTGATTCCAGTTGTGCATCGACACCACTTATCGCTTAAAATAGTACTAACAATGGCTTTTATATATCCAATCAAATAAATCTTAATCTAACTCTCCAGCAGCTCTTATCCTAATTCACAAAAAACaaccagaaaataaaaatactcacaATAAAAACAGGTGAGAGCACTAATAACAATATCGTCAATTTTTTCCCGTCCATTGCTACCGGCAACAAACCAACGACTGCGGTGACCACGCTTTGGAGACAACAAAgcgttgtttatttacaaaataagagTTGTTCCACATATAGCACAATGACTGGTCCAGGTAAACAACACGATATGAAGAATTCTTTATGAGCAAACAGTATAAAGTAACCAGATGATGTGTCTATTGCAGTTGTAAGAATTGTTTGTGGCAGTGTCGTGTGTCATGCAGTTGTGTTCCTGTAAGTGTAATTCAGGAAGTCGTAAAGGAGTGGTTTGGTTTGAtggtttattgttttttgtccCTGTCCTGTTTCTTGAGATCAAAGAAGAAGGACAGGACAAGGAAGAACCTAGATTAGTGAAGAATTGAATTCATAGTGATTGtgatgaataaatatatttttgagttaCGTTTCTTTTAGAGAGTTTAATTTTAATCGTTTAGGTGGTCACTAGAATTTGCAAGCGGTGGTTTAATTTTCGAAATCTTTTGAGTAATCTTAAGACTTCCTCTAGTTGCGTACCAACGAACTTCTTAAGTATAATCTCCGTAAGTGCGAAACGTGATGTTCCCGCgaaattttctacaaaacatctgtttaaaatgtaaaaccATAAAACGTTAATGGAATTTATACGGAACCCATAAAACTTTTAAGTGGGATCGTTTGTATTCCCACCAAATCGTAACAGGACCAAGATACGTGACCTCTGGAAGTTAGGCGATTCACCCCTTTTAGGTGTAATTGTTGGTTGAAGAGGGGGGATGGGGGGTTCAGGGTATACTGGCCTCATCATATGTTGCCACGTACAGACGAA
Coding sequences:
- the LOC124633065 gene encoding uncharacterized protein LOC124633065; this translates as MDGKKLTILLLVLSPVFIVSIFIFWLFFAAWTTSREDRREARVNERDPRRTVHYHSKRHMLPEPESKRRATTPRAREFRKKPSGHLTPLEEDDIDNDEVISVAIGPPPIRPKYDKVHWKHPPKAVSHNVSNATATNLVKDIIVQLGREFLSRQVSEDFVFGQYVGNAMKNLTADVKLRMQHEVLELIVKYQRLSKGDATTRSEEKVTSTNSLPILKDIKMEKKFTNANETEDTWPDFSNLAKIVG